Proteins co-encoded in one Meiothermus sp. genomic window:
- a CDS encoding lipopolysaccharide biosynthesis protein: MDRRRFLQNSLALFAAMLVVNVLNYGYALILGRWLGPTEYGSYAAFMSLFLLLTVLPLSLQQVGARYAAAGSSALTYTRLQALRLGGTLGLALALLSFPLGQLSALPPLWYIVLGAFLPLYALLGAARGEIQGRQQHSQLGNNMVLEHLSKIILTFPALLILPGATAAVVATLVGVGVALGVLGKTLRAQGPSRPEGGYVLATGSNLLAQALILNADVLLAKALLEPTQAGLYAAVAMIGRIVFYGSWAVSMAVFPMVAQAHAQGQNTARLLGWAFSSVALISLAFVGVCAAVPEWVVEVLFGPGYLAAASLVAPYALMTTLYALANVISNHLLAQGYGQVGWWGLGAGLLQLLLMSAWHSSGQELIVAQMVAKGLLLLGFMLLIAQQVLRYGRPYVLR; this comes from the coding sequence ATGGATCGCAGACGTTTTCTACAAAACAGCCTGGCCTTGTTTGCAGCCATGCTGGTGGTTAATGTGCTCAACTACGGCTATGCCCTGATTCTGGGGCGCTGGCTGGGCCCCACCGAGTATGGGAGCTATGCCGCTTTTATGTCGCTATTTTTGCTTTTGACGGTGCTGCCCTTATCTTTGCAACAGGTGGGGGCGCGCTACGCCGCAGCGGGCTCGAGCGCGCTGACCTATACCCGCCTGCAGGCCCTGCGACTGGGGGGCACGCTGGGCCTGGCCCTGGCCCTCCTCAGCTTCCCATTAGGCCAGCTGAGCGCGCTGCCGCCCTTGTGGTATATCGTTCTGGGTGCTTTCCTACCCTTGTATGCCTTGCTGGGCGCGGCTCGCGGCGAGATCCAGGGGCGTCAGCAGCACAGCCAGCTGGGTAACAACATGGTGTTGGAGCACCTTAGCAAGATTATCCTGACCTTTCCGGCCCTGCTAATTCTGCCAGGAGCGACCGCTGCAGTAGTGGCGACCCTGGTGGGGGTGGGGGTGGCGCTTGGGGTGCTGGGGAAAACCCTGCGGGCACAGGGGCCATCACGTCCGGAGGGTGGCTACGTCCTGGCTACGGGCAGCAATCTACTGGCCCAGGCCCTGATTCTCAATGCCGACGTGCTTTTGGCCAAGGCTTTGCTCGAGCCTACCCAGGCCGGTCTGTATGCGGCAGTGGCCATGATTGGCAGAATTGTTTTTTACGGCTCCTGGGCGGTGAGCATGGCCGTTTTTCCGATGGTGGCTCAGGCCCATGCCCAGGGACAAAACACCGCACGGCTGCTGGGATGGGCCTTTTCCAGCGTTGCCCTGATTAGCCTGGCTTTTGTTGGCGTCTGTGCCGCAGTACCCGAATGGGTGGTGGAGGTGCTGTTTGGGCCAGGTTATTTGGCGGCGGCTTCGCTGGTAGCCCCATATGCCCTGATGACTACTTTGTATGCCCTGGCCAACGTAATTTCCAATCATCTTTTGGCTCAAGGGTATGGCCAGGTGGGCTGGTGGGGGCTGGGCGCTGGTCTGTTGCAATTGCTGCTGATGTCGGCCTGGCATAGCTCTGGCCAGGAACTTATTGTGGCTCAGATGGTCGCCAAAGGCTTGCTGCTACTAGGTTTCATGCTTCTGATCGCTCAACAAGTTTTACGCTACGGGAGGCCGTATGTCCTACGCTGA
- the rsfS gene encoding ribosome silencing factor: MVKTIEPKTLIGHIKEALEDKKAENVVALDLTGVSDSLDYFVIATGTSQPHLQALERAVREKLQEDEGIRANKVEGPSPRWVLLDYGPVLVHLMSAEAREYYDLEGFWADAKRI; the protein is encoded by the coding sequence ATGGTCAAAACCATTGAACCCAAAACCCTGATTGGACACATCAAAGAAGCCCTGGAAGACAAGAAGGCCGAGAATGTGGTGGCGCTGGACCTAACCGGCGTTTCCGACTCGCTGGACTACTTTGTAATTGCCACCGGAACCTCGCAGCCCCACCTACAGGCCCTCGAGCGGGCCGTGCGGGAAAAACTGCAAGAAGATGAAGGTATTCGGGCCAACAAGGTCGAAGGCCCCAGCCCGCGCTGGGTGCTCCTCGACTATGGCCCGGTGCTGGTACACCTGATGAGCGCAGAGGCCCGCGAGTACTACGACCTGGAAGGCTTCTGGGCCGATGCCAAGCGCATTTAG
- the obgE gene encoding GTPase ObgE, with translation MFRDVLEISVAAGRGGDGCISFWREKYIAKGGPDGGDGGDGGSVILRALAQVDSLSNLSKRVYKAENGQHGMGKGLFGKSGKDLIIEVPRGTRVYDADTGELLADLVEEGQTFVAARGGRGGWGNPRFVTPTRQAPRFAEAGEEGEKRRLRLELMLLADVGLVGYPNAGKSSLLAALTHATPKIASYPFTTLSPNLGVIERDLERITMADIPGIIEGAAQGRGLGLEFLRHIARTRVLLYVLDGADQPVQTLHTLQAELRAYNPELLERQSLIALNKTDLLTPEEVQTLADELSRTGLPVLPISTQTKAGLPELVEALFALVQSAPKPKLEAPKPKPEATDYIKVTQVEEGVFELEAPQVQRHLDRLKGDMMEAAGYLQELFKRYRVEQALKAHGVRAGDTVRFGTHEFEYIPEVR, from the coding sequence ATGTTCAGGGATGTGCTCGAGATTAGCGTGGCCGCCGGGCGCGGGGGCGACGGCTGCATTAGCTTTTGGCGCGAGAAGTACATCGCCAAAGGGGGCCCCGATGGCGGCGATGGGGGGGACGGAGGCTCCGTCATCCTGCGGGCGCTGGCGCAGGTAGACTCGCTCTCCAACCTTTCCAAGCGGGTCTACAAGGCCGAGAACGGCCAGCATGGGATGGGCAAGGGGCTTTTTGGTAAGTCGGGCAAAGACCTGATTATCGAAGTCCCGCGGGGAACCCGTGTCTACGACGCCGATACCGGCGAACTGCTGGCCGACCTGGTGGAGGAGGGCCAGACCTTCGTGGCCGCGCGGGGTGGTCGGGGCGGCTGGGGAAACCCACGCTTTGTGACCCCCACCCGGCAGGCGCCCCGCTTTGCCGAGGCCGGCGAAGAGGGCGAGAAGCGCAGGCTGCGCCTCGAGCTGATGCTCCTGGCCGATGTGGGCCTGGTGGGCTACCCCAACGCCGGCAAGAGCAGCCTGCTGGCCGCCCTGACCCATGCCACCCCCAAAATCGCCAGCTACCCCTTCACCACCCTTTCCCCCAACCTGGGGGTCATCGAGCGCGACCTCGAGCGCATCACCATGGCCGACATCCCCGGCATCATTGAGGGGGCGGCGCAGGGCCGGGGTCTGGGCCTCGAGTTTCTGCGCCACATCGCCCGGACTCGAGTCCTGCTGTACGTGCTCGACGGCGCCGATCAGCCGGTGCAGACCCTGCACACCCTGCAGGCCGAACTGCGGGCCTACAACCCCGAACTGCTCGAGCGCCAATCCCTGATCGCCCTCAACAAAACCGACCTGCTCACCCCGGAAGAAGTGCAAACCCTGGCCGACGAACTCAGCCGAACCGGCCTGCCGGTGCTGCCCATCTCGACCCAGACCAAAGCCGGCCTGCCCGAGCTGGTCGAGGCCCTGTTTGCCCTGGTGCAGTCCGCCCCCAAGCCTAAACTGGAAGCGCCCAAGCCCAAGCCCGAGGCCACCGACTACATCAAGGTGACCCAGGTAGAAGAAGGGGTGTTCGAGCTCGAGGCCCCCCAGGTGCAGCGCCACCTCGACCGGCTTAAGGGCGATATGATGGAGGCTGCAGGCTACCTACAGGAACTTTTCAAGCGCTACCGGGTTGAGCAAGCGCTCAAGGCCCATGGGGTGCGGGCGGGTGATACGGTGCGCTTTGGTACGCACGAGTTTGAATACATCCCCGAGGTTAGATAG
- a CDS encoding M28 family metallopeptidase: protein MDVRQLWEELCALPHRGSATAQEALAAAKLKAYLERPRLASGGQEIPGHGVEVQPFKAPRSYGPELILISLLLALGGGLGLWWLALLGTYGFWAHFSGWWTPWRSWFDRYPSQNLLTQTGQGRKTLVLMAHYDTAKTFFLYHPRQVRFFRRNFLANAAFATALPFGALLPWVSQILGLYFLVQAALLTLRELREPYVNGANDNATGVVVAVGLFEELAQNPLPDFRVILALTGSEEVGAKGAEYLVRSGRIPPDALVLNIDNVGKGALFYAVGEGMLVYHAYRGTLRERAAVLPGARPLEYRLAFFDTRPFAARGIPCLTLIRLENGLPPNWHWPTDQAEGVDWSQVEETLDYALRLVQQLA from the coding sequence ATGGACGTGCGTCAACTGTGGGAAGAACTTTGTGCCTTGCCGCACCGCGGGAGCGCTACCGCCCAGGAGGCGCTGGCAGCAGCCAAGCTCAAAGCCTACCTCGAGCGGCCCCGGCTGGCCTCTGGGGGACAGGAAATTCCGGGCCATGGGGTGGAAGTTCAGCCCTTCAAAGCACCCCGTAGTTACGGCCCCGAGCTGATTCTGATCAGCCTGCTGCTCGCCTTGGGTGGAGGGCTGGGTCTATGGTGGCTGGCACTGCTGGGAACGTATGGCTTCTGGGCGCATTTCTCCGGCTGGTGGACGCCCTGGCGGAGCTGGTTTGACCGCTACCCTTCACAAAATTTGCTCACCCAGACCGGCCAGGGCCGCAAAACATTGGTCTTGATGGCCCACTACGACACCGCCAAAACCTTTTTTCTCTACCACCCCCGGCAGGTGCGGTTTTTCCGGCGCAATTTTCTGGCCAATGCTGCTTTTGCAACGGCCTTGCCCTTTGGGGCTCTGCTGCCCTGGGTTTCGCAGATATTGGGCCTCTATTTTTTGGTGCAGGCGGCCCTTCTGACCCTGCGGGAGCTGCGCGAGCCTTACGTCAACGGGGCCAACGACAACGCGACCGGGGTGGTGGTGGCGGTGGGGTTGTTCGAGGAGCTGGCGCAAAACCCCCTGCCGGACTTCCGGGTGATCCTGGCCCTGACCGGCAGCGAGGAGGTGGGGGCCAAGGGCGCCGAATACCTGGTGCGTTCGGGGCGCATTCCACCCGATGCCCTGGTGCTCAACATAGACAACGTGGGCAAAGGAGCGCTTTTTTATGCGGTAGGAGAGGGAATGCTCGTCTATCATGCCTATCGCGGAACTTTACGCGAACGGGCTGCAGTCCTCCCCGGTGCGCGGCCCCTCGAGTACCGCCTGGCCTTTTTCGACACCCGCCCCTTTGCCGCTCGAGGCATCCCCTGCCTGACGCTCATTCGGCTGGAGAACGGCCTACCTCCCAACTGGCACTGGCCCACCGACCAGGCCGAAGGGGTAGATTGGAGCCAGGTTGAGGAGACCCTGGATTACGCCCTCCGCTTGGTGCAGCAGCTGGCCTGA
- a CDS encoding PAS domain S-box protein, whose product MGLFQRRDNIAKILDKLAGFHEALLSGLELKPMLRNLLTAATHSLGAERAAIFLYHTEEGELRGEVGTGVGTNHTVSAISLSLAHDGPIQQAFFGSPEGLELPDEILLPVHSSAAPAGGKPYCWNNPEASCNLRPRIRAAERAERCPSCTHFGGVGVLSLEGLTLDGETCQLLPVLARLVALALRNARLYETTVEHQNRLARNAQVLEAVNTISRYLVRNLEQRQVLEALAWGLYRDLNYYRVTITLNRNGVLEGLLTVKEGQMFWTEGRSQLRFPIQSSSDPFARAARERRPLQVGEKELPATARAQQMAFVPITAYLPILAEEEVLGVVAVDHGDSGRTVDPDELRYVQLLSYVAGAALKNAYAFEEREQANRALALERQKLIQALELMGDAVVVLEEYEGFANRKAREILGLDKQVALDNLPPELYPALEGQPVEYLHQGRTFSALGTRDGRLWVLVLHEITGIRQAQQRLENQSRFLGHLADVTRQALESPDSASLLRTLANHLSSLFAADQVYLTLWDEAHNKPLPVAAYGFSTERYLEVGTESSGGTFTEAALRLGRVLVIEDTQQTPYAATSLTRQFPAASAMVLPFIAQSRWLGAAILGYTQNRKFSDLEAMQAQQAAELIALALLKTRLLEELERRERRFKALLESSQDVVYVISPEGFLRYVSPNAKAVLGYDPEGYLSAEVDGLSFFHSEDRPRAQALFRELLSAPGSTREAELRMMDAHGQVRQVELWGRNLTHDPAVGGVAVTLRDVSQRHQAELARQESERRYRGIFDHTEDAIFLIEIEPDGTFRFEGNNPAHQRQTGIALEDIAGKTPHELLPRELAEQVSANYRRALSEGRAISYEETLELPAGRRTWLTQLVPIPNREGRIDLIAGISRDISERKLAEAALRESEARNRAILQALPDLLFMMDDNGTLLAYQGRRDQLLMNPEDFLGRRIAEVLPLEVAERIQLAIAEVLASGEMRSVEYSLNIQGEPLDFEARVAQSGERQVLAVVRDITQQKQLERMKQEFVSAVSHELRTPLVGILGFAELLEEEPNLDEESREFARLIRESGLRLKNMVDNLLDSNRLESGRFEISRRRVDLTPTLRDVAAAFRGVAQLSSITFELQIEQLPSLLADPDRIGQVIGNLLSNAFKFTPKNGRIVLRAFVKENCLRIEVEDTGPGISPEEAGRLFQRYSRTRTALERGVRGTGLGLYISKAIVDAHNGTIGVNSEVGKGACFYVELPISATEVMNPARST is encoded by the coding sequence ATGGGCCTGTTTCAACGCCGTGACAATATCGCAAAAATACTCGATAAGCTGGCGGGTTTCCACGAGGCTCTGCTGTCCGGACTCGAGCTAAAACCAATGTTGCGCAATCTACTCACAGCTGCAACACACAGTCTGGGGGCCGAGCGAGCCGCGATCTTCTTGTATCACACCGAGGAAGGCGAATTGCGTGGTGAAGTGGGGACTGGCGTGGGCACCAACCACACCGTCTCGGCCATATCGCTATCGCTAGCGCACGATGGCCCAATCCAACAAGCCTTCTTTGGTTCTCCTGAGGGGCTCGAGCTGCCGGATGAAATACTGCTGCCGGTTCACTCGAGCGCTGCGCCGGCAGGCGGCAAGCCCTACTGCTGGAACAACCCCGAGGCCAGCTGTAATCTGAGGCCTCGCATCCGAGCTGCGGAGCGAGCCGAACGCTGTCCTTCCTGCACGCACTTCGGCGGGGTGGGTGTGCTATCCCTGGAAGGACTGACCCTCGATGGGGAGACCTGCCAGCTTTTGCCAGTCCTGGCTCGTCTGGTAGCACTTGCTCTACGCAACGCCCGGCTTTACGAAACCACCGTAGAGCATCAAAACCGCCTTGCTCGCAATGCCCAGGTTCTGGAGGCGGTCAACACCATCTCCAGGTATCTGGTGCGCAACCTCGAACAGCGCCAGGTGCTCGAGGCACTAGCCTGGGGGCTCTATCGCGATCTGAACTACTACCGTGTAACTATAACCCTCAACCGCAACGGCGTACTCGAAGGGCTGCTCACGGTCAAAGAGGGGCAGATGTTCTGGACCGAAGGAAGAAGTCAGTTGCGCTTCCCGATTCAGAGCTCAAGCGACCCTTTTGCCCGGGCCGCCCGCGAACGCCGACCGCTGCAGGTAGGGGAGAAAGAGCTGCCCGCTACAGCCCGTGCTCAACAGATGGCCTTCGTGCCCATTACCGCCTATCTGCCAATCCTGGCTGAGGAAGAAGTGTTGGGTGTGGTAGCTGTAGATCACGGTGATAGCGGACGAACCGTAGATCCTGATGAGCTCCGCTACGTGCAACTCCTGAGCTACGTAGCCGGCGCGGCCCTTAAAAACGCCTACGCCTTTGAAGAGCGCGAGCAAGCTAACCGGGCGCTTGCGCTAGAGCGCCAAAAGCTCATCCAGGCTCTGGAACTCATGGGTGACGCTGTGGTTGTGCTCGAGGAATACGAAGGCTTTGCCAACCGTAAGGCCCGTGAAATATTGGGCCTGGACAAGCAGGTGGCTCTCGATAACCTACCCCCCGAACTATACCCCGCGCTGGAAGGGCAGCCGGTGGAGTACCTGCACCAGGGGCGCACCTTCTCAGCTCTGGGCACCCGGGACGGACGGCTATGGGTGCTGGTTTTGCACGAGATCACAGGCATTCGTCAGGCCCAACAACGCCTCGAAAACCAAAGTCGCTTCCTGGGCCACCTCGCCGACGTCACCCGCCAGGCCCTAGAGAGTCCTGATAGTGCCTCCTTGCTGCGCACCCTCGCCAATCATCTCTCCAGCCTTTTCGCAGCCGATCAGGTGTATCTCACCCTGTGGGACGAGGCTCACAATAAGCCACTGCCCGTTGCAGCTTACGGGTTCTCTACTGAACGCTATCTTGAGGTCGGTACCGAGTCCAGCGGAGGCACTTTTACCGAAGCCGCCCTGCGCCTGGGTCGTGTCCTGGTTATAGAGGACACACAGCAAACCCCCTATGCCGCCACTTCCCTAACCCGCCAGTTTCCAGCTGCCTCGGCCATGGTGCTCCCGTTTATTGCCCAATCCCGCTGGCTTGGCGCAGCCATCCTCGGCTATACACAAAACCGAAAATTTAGCGACCTCGAGGCCATGCAAGCTCAGCAAGCCGCCGAGCTTATTGCGCTGGCCCTGCTAAAAACACGCCTACTGGAGGAGCTTGAACGGCGTGAGCGACGCTTCAAAGCCCTGCTAGAGAGCAGCCAGGACGTGGTGTATGTGATTTCGCCGGAGGGGTTCTTGCGCTACGTGAGCCCCAACGCAAAAGCCGTACTGGGCTACGACCCCGAGGGCTACCTGAGCGCGGAAGTCGATGGCCTATCGTTCTTCCACTCCGAAGACCGCCCCCGGGCCCAGGCCCTGTTTCGTGAGTTGCTGAGCGCACCAGGTTCCACCCGTGAAGCCGAGCTGCGCATGATGGACGCCCATGGGCAGGTGCGCCAGGTAGAGCTTTGGGGGCGCAATCTCACGCACGATCCAGCTGTAGGGGGCGTAGCGGTAACACTGCGCGATGTCAGCCAGCGACACCAAGCCGAGCTAGCTCGCCAAGAAAGTGAGCGGCGTTATCGGGGCATATTTGACCATACCGAGGACGCCATCTTTCTGATCGAAATCGAGCCAGATGGAACCTTTCGCTTCGAGGGCAACAACCCCGCTCATCAACGGCAAACCGGCATCGCTCTCGAGGATATCGCCGGGAAAACCCCCCACGAGTTGCTGCCACGGGAACTGGCAGAGCAGGTTTCGGCCAATTACCGTCGTGCCCTGTCGGAAGGCCGGGCCATCAGCTACGAAGAAACCCTCGAGCTTCCAGCCGGGCGGCGCACCTGGCTAACTCAACTGGTGCCCATCCCCAATCGCGAGGGCCGCATCGACCTAATCGCGGGTATCTCCCGCGACATCTCCGAGCGCAAGCTGGCGGAGGCTGCGCTGCGCGAGAGCGAAGCCCGCAACCGGGCCATCCTGCAAGCGTTACCCGATCTGCTCTTTATGATGGACGACAACGGCACCCTACTGGCTTACCAGGGCCGGCGAGATCAGTTACTCATGAATCCAGAGGATTTTCTGGGTCGGCGCATAGCTGAGGTGCTTCCCCTCGAGGTTGCCGAGCGCATACAGCTGGCTATTGCAGAAGTGCTCGCCAGTGGTGAGATGCGCAGCGTGGAATACAGCCTAAATATACAAGGTGAGCCTCTCGACTTCGAGGCCCGTGTAGCACAAAGCGGGGAGCGGCAGGTACTGGCAGTGGTTCGCGATATAACTCAACAAAAGCAGCTCGAGCGAATGAAGCAGGAGTTTGTATCAGCTGTCTCGCACGAGTTGCGCACCCCTCTGGTGGGCATTCTAGGCTTTGCCGAGTTACTGGAAGAGGAGCCAAATTTAGACGAGGAGTCTCGGGAATTCGCTCGACTGATCCGCGAAAGTGGTTTGCGTCTAAAAAATATGGTCGACAACCTGCTCGACTCCAATCGCCTCGAGTCCGGTCGCTTCGAAATTAGCCGTCGAAGAGTAGATCTTACTCCCACCTTGCGCGACGTGGCCGCTGCCTTCCGGGGAGTAGCCCAGCTATCGAGTATCACCTTCGAGCTGCAAATAGAGCAGCTGCCTTCTCTGCTGGCCGATCCCGATCGCATTGGCCAGGTAATAGGCAATCTACTCTCCAACGCGTTTAAGTTCACTCCCAAAAACGGTCGGATTGTTTTGCGGGCATTTGTAAAGGAAAATTGTTTGCGCATCGAGGTAGAGGACACCGGCCCTGGCATATCGCCGGAAGAGGCGGGGCGGCTGTTTCAACGTTATTCACGCACTCGCACTGCCCTCGAGCGGGGGGTACGGGGAACCGGCTTGGGGCTGTACATCTCCAAGGCTATTGTCGATGCACACAACGGTACTATCGGCGTGAACTCTGAGGTCGGCAAAGGGGCGTGCTTTTACGTGGAGTTGCCCATATCGGCTACCGAGGTTATGAATCCGGCCAGATCCACTTAG
- a CDS encoding mannose-1-phosphate guanylyltransferase, with protein sequence MTTLFPVIMAGGKGERFWPLSRQDRPKQFLKLLPDGRSLIQATVDRLMPLVGGWEEVWVVTTFNLLEGIGEHLPPLPAENLLIEPEPRDTAAAVTYATLEIQRRFGDDAVLGVFPADHHIQDEERFRQAVHAAAELATQREAIVTLGIQPTFPATGYGYIQQGEKIGAYAGLEAFTVNCFAEKPDQATAEAYLREGNYWWNGGIFVFRAGVMLRELARFAPQVLEPLQAKGREAYAELPKKSLDYAVMEHTDKACVIPASFGWDDLGDWNALERLLGATDNLELARHVGLDTHGSILYTTGNDIIVTLGLENVLIVRDGPITLIVKKERSQEIKKVLEALRRDPELARHL encoded by the coding sequence ATGACAACTCTTTTCCCGGTAATCATGGCCGGAGGGAAGGGAGAGCGATTCTGGCCCCTTTCCCGCCAAGATCGACCCAAGCAGTTTCTTAAGCTGCTACCAGATGGGCGCAGCCTAATTCAGGCAACAGTAGACCGGCTCATGCCGTTGGTGGGCGGATGGGAAGAGGTATGGGTAGTAACTACCTTTAACCTGCTGGAGGGTATAGGTGAACACCTGCCGCCCCTGCCTGCCGAAAACCTGCTCATTGAGCCCGAACCACGGGACACTGCTGCTGCGGTGACCTATGCAACCCTCGAGATTCAACGCCGATTCGGGGATGATGCGGTTTTGGGCGTGTTCCCAGCAGACCACCACATCCAGGATGAAGAGCGTTTCCGCCAGGCGGTGCACGCCGCTGCAGAATTGGCGACACAGCGTGAGGCGATTGTTACGTTGGGTATCCAGCCTACCTTCCCGGCTACCGGATACGGCTATATCCAGCAGGGGGAGAAGATAGGGGCGTATGCAGGCCTGGAGGCTTTCACCGTTAACTGTTTTGCTGAAAAACCCGACCAGGCAACGGCTGAGGCCTACTTACGAGAGGGCAATTACTGGTGGAACGGGGGCATTTTTGTTTTTCGGGCGGGGGTGATGTTACGCGAGCTGGCACGTTTTGCTCCCCAGGTACTGGAACCGCTGCAGGCTAAGGGGCGTGAGGCTTATGCAGAGCTGCCTAAAAAGAGCCTGGACTACGCGGTGATGGAGCATACCGACAAAGCGTGCGTGATACCGGCTAGTTTTGGCTGGGACGACCTAGGCGACTGGAATGCCCTCGAGCGGTTGCTGGGGGCGACCGATAACCTCGAGCTTGCCCGCCACGTGGGTCTGGACACCCACGGCTCCATCCTCTATACCACCGGCAACGATATCATCGTGACCCTGGGCCTTGAGAACGTGCTGATCGTACGTGACGGCCCCATTACCCTGATTGTGAAAAAAGAGCGCAGCCAGGAGATCAAAAAAGTCCTCGAGGCCCTGCGCCGCGACCCCGAGTTGGCCCGACACCTCTAG
- a CDS encoding dolichyl-phosphate beta-glucosyltransferase, whose amino-acid sequence MSYADFERWRDQECPNPKLSVVIPAYNESERILPTLGAFAVVVSGMELCWELIVSDDGSVDGTADLVERLGWKNLRVLRHANTGKGGAVRRGVLAAKGQRVLFADADNSTPIEELPRLLAKLDEGFDLAVGSRAAEGAKEENKSLVRHLASWGLRLLARWLSGVTVKDTQCGFKLFSRKAVQELFPRQRMMGFSFDLELLYLANRLGLKVAEVPVRWFDAPGSKVDPVKDSLKFLKDILEIRRLDRQGVYQSASAEVRG is encoded by the coding sequence ATGTCCTACGCTGACTTTGAACGCTGGCGTGACCAGGAATGCCCTAATCCGAAATTGTCGGTGGTGATTCCGGCCTATAACGAATCCGAGCGAATTTTGCCCACCCTGGGGGCTTTTGCGGTGGTGGTTTCGGGGATGGAGCTGTGCTGGGAACTTATCGTTTCCGACGATGGCTCTGTCGACGGTACCGCCGATTTGGTTGAGCGGCTGGGCTGGAAGAACCTGCGGGTGCTGCGCCACGCCAATACTGGCAAGGGCGGGGCCGTACGCCGGGGGGTACTGGCAGCTAAGGGACAGCGTGTGCTTTTTGCAGACGCCGACAACTCTACCCCGATTGAAGAACTTCCACGACTTTTAGCAAAGCTGGACGAAGGCTTTGACCTAGCGGTGGGGTCTCGAGCAGCTGAAGGAGCTAAAGAAGAGAACAAAAGCCTGGTGCGCCATCTGGCTAGCTGGGGGCTGCGCTTGCTGGCCCGCTGGCTGTCGGGTGTGACTGTCAAAGACACCCAGTGTGGTTTCAAGCTGTTTAGCCGCAAGGCGGTTCAAGAGTTATTTCCGCGCCAGCGTATGATGGGTTTTTCGTTTGACCTCGAGCTTCTCTACCTGGCCAATCGTCTGGGGCTAAAGGTAGCCGAGGTGCCGGTGCGCTGGTTCGACGCTCCCGGCTCCAAGGTAGATCCTGTTAAGGACTCGCTTAAGTTCCTAAAAGACATCCTGGAAATCCGACGACTCGACCGGCAAGGGGTTTATCAGTCAGCCAGTGCGGAGGTAAGGGGCTAG
- the rpmA gene encoding 50S ribosomal protein L27, with translation MAHKKGLGSTKNGRDSQAKRLGVKRFEGQVVKAGNVLVRQRGTKFRAGAGVGQGRDYTLFALVDGVVEFADKGRMGRFVRVRPLETAQAGD, from the coding sequence ATGGCACACAAGAAGGGTCTGGGTTCGACCAAAAACGGGCGTGATAGCCAAGCTAAGCGCCTGGGGGTCAAGCGTTTCGAAGGCCAGGTGGTCAAGGCTGGGAACGTGCTGGTACGGCAGCGTGGTACCAAGTTCCGCGCCGGTGCGGGCGTGGGCCAGGGTCGCGACTACACCCTGTTCGCCCTGGTAGATGGTGTGGTGGAGTTTGCCGACAAAGGCCGCATGGGCCGTTTTGTGCGGGTACGTCCCCTGGAAACGGCACAGGCCGGCGATTAG